A genomic segment from Desulfonatronum lacustre DSM 10312 encodes:
- a CDS encoding Uma2 family endonuclease, whose translation MSPLKAEHLPHYTYADYAQWEGRWELIHGVAFAMAPAPSPRHQMVSQKIAAELERCLSTCPQCHALLPVDWRIADDIVVQPDNLVICHEPEGPYLTQAPHLIFEVLSPSTALKDRNIKYELYERAGVLYYCLIDPQINQATIYKLVNGRYVKEATISKENLDFEWEGCRLPFNFSTIWVEAA comes from the coding sequence ATGTCTCCACTTAAAGCCGAACATCTTCCCCACTACACCTATGCGGATTATGCGCAGTGGGAAGGCCGCTGGGAATTGATTCACGGCGTGGCGTTCGCCATGGCTCCGGCGCCAAGCCCGCGTCACCAGATGGTCAGCCAGAAGATCGCCGCGGAGTTGGAGCGCTGCCTGTCCACCTGTCCGCAATGCCATGCCCTGCTCCCCGTGGACTGGAGAATTGCCGACGATATTGTCGTGCAACCGGACAACCTGGTGATCTGCCACGAACCAGAAGGCCCGTATCTCACCCAGGCCCCGCACCTGATTTTTGAAGTCCTCTCCCCCTCCACGGCGCTGAAGGACAGGAACATCAAGTACGAGTTGTATGAAAGAGCGGGAGTCCTTTACTACTGCCTGATCGACCCGCAAATAAACCAGGCAACGATATACAAGCTGGTCAACGGAAGATACGTCAAGGAAGCGACCATTTCAAAAGAAAACCTTGATTTCGAATGGGAGGGCTGCCGCCTGCCCTTCAACTTTTCAACTATCTGGGTCGAAGCAGCTTAA
- a CDS encoding HEPN domain-containing protein gives MRGRSSQWVAFADENLSAARLLLDHLLLNACLHNIQQAVEKYLKAILIHFEKPFKKTHSIRELIIILSRHDIHIEISEDDVDFLDSIYLPSKYPLGSALPDFYPDEAICKNALTVAEHIQAQFFQITAP, from the coding sequence ATGAGAGGTAGATCGAGTCAATGGGTTGCCTTCGCGGACGAAAACTTGTCCGCCGCCCGCTTGCTGCTTGACCATCTCCTCCTGAACGCATGTTTGCATAACATTCAGCAAGCGGTTGAAAAATATCTCAAGGCAATATTGATTCACTTTGAGAAGCCGTTCAAGAAAACACACAGCATTCGGGAACTGATCATCATCCTGTCGCGTCATGATATCCACATCGAAATCAGCGAAGATGACGTAGATTTTTTGGATTCGATCTACCTCCCGTCAAAGTATCCCCTTGGGAGTGCGCTTCCTGATTTTTACCCCGATGAAGCAATCTGTAAAAACGCTCTGACCGTTGCGGAACATATCCAGGCACAGTTTTTTCAAATAACTGCACCGTAA
- the hemB gene encoding porphobilinogen synthase, which produces MTFHRGRRLRRTATLRGLVRETTLSRDDLIQPYFVVDTDDPNFVKPIGAMPGQSQLGLGKLMERVGRAVDLGLAACILFGIPKTKDPTGSQGWAENGIVQRAVAALKRSYPDLCVITDVCLCEYTSHGHCGLVSGEEVVNDPTLELLAKVALSHARAGADMVAPSDMMDGRVLAIREALDHEGFTHLPIMSYAVKYASSFYGPFREAAESPPQFGDRKTYQMDPANRREAFREALADLNEGADLLMVKPALPYLDILRDLRETTDVPLAAYQVSGEYAMIKAASANGWIDEQTVVLETLTSIKRAGADLILTYFAENVLDWTK; this is translated from the coding sequence ATGACCTTCCACAGAGGACGCCGCTTGCGACGGACGGCCACGTTGCGTGGCCTGGTGCGGGAAACGACTCTTTCCCGCGACGACCTGATCCAGCCCTATTTCGTCGTGGACACGGACGACCCGAATTTCGTCAAGCCCATCGGAGCCATGCCCGGACAGAGCCAGCTCGGCCTGGGCAAACTGATGGAACGGGTGGGCCGGGCCGTGGACCTGGGGCTTGCGGCCTGCATCCTGTTCGGCATTCCCAAGACCAAGGACCCCACCGGCTCCCAGGGCTGGGCGGAAAATGGGATTGTTCAGCGGGCCGTGGCCGCCCTGAAGCGCTCCTACCCGGACCTGTGCGTGATCACGGACGTCTGCTTGTGCGAATACACCTCCCACGGTCATTGCGGCTTGGTTTCGGGCGAGGAAGTCGTCAACGACCCGACCCTGGAGCTGCTGGCCAAGGTCGCCCTGTCCCATGCCCGGGCCGGAGCGGACATGGTCGCGCCCTCGGACATGATGGACGGTCGGGTGTTGGCCATCCGCGAGGCCCTGGACCACGAAGGCTTCACCCATCTGCCGATCATGAGCTACGCCGTGAAGTACGCGTCAAGCTTTTACGGCCCGTTTCGGGAAGCCGCGGAGAGCCCGCCCCAGTTCGGGGATCGCAAGACCTACCAGATGGACCCGGCCAACCGCCGGGAGGCCTTTCGAGAAGCCCTGGCCGACCTGAACGAGGGCGCGGACCTGCTGATGGTCAAGCCTGCCCTGCCCTACCTGGACATCCTCCGCGACCTCCGCGAAACCACGGACGTGCCCCTGGCCGCCTACCAGGTCAGCGGCGAATACGCCATGATCAAGGCAGCGTCGGCCAACGGCTGGATCGACGAACAAACCGTGGTCTTGGAGACCCTGACCTCCATCAAGCGGGCCGGAGCGGATCTGATATTGACCTATTTCGCCGAGAACGTGTTGGACTGGACCAAATAA